The following proteins are co-located in the Gigantopelta aegis isolate Gae_Host chromosome 5, Gae_host_genome, whole genome shotgun sequence genome:
- the LOC121373616 gene encoding normal mucosa of esophagus-specific gene 1 protein-like encodes MSSGKTINISSLAFSRRVFKNFPELIPLASFIGAAVLGCGTYMVYAITTKPDVRVNKKTDQPPWEKVKGNQSTKMMNINQQYQEIPELQKLRDEIGSYKF; translated from the exons atgTCTTCTGGGAAAACAATCAACATTTCTTCACTGGCCTTCAGTCGGAGAGTCTTCAAGAATTTCCCGGAG TTAATTCCCCTTGCCTCGTTCATCGGTGCTGCTGTGCTGGGATGTGGGACATACATGGTGTATGCCATCACAACTAAACCGGATGTCAG AGTGAACAAAAAGACTGATCAGCCACCGTGGGAGAAGGTGAAAGGCAACCAGTCTACAAAG ATGATGAACATCAACCAGCAGTACCAGGAAATACCGGAGCTACAGAAGCTGAGGGACGAGATCGGCAGCTACAAATTTTAA